A window from Physeter macrocephalus isolate SW-GA chromosome 11, ASM283717v5, whole genome shotgun sequence encodes these proteins:
- the OR6J1 gene encoding LOW QUALITY PROTEIN: olfactory receptor 6J1 (The sequence of the model RefSeq protein was modified relative to this genomic sequence to represent the inferred CDS: inserted 3 bases in 3 codons; substituted 2 bases at 2 genomic stop codons), whose product MGFHTLNTLLNTSPSVPLGELSWACGPMENQTVGVMEFLLLGFPLSRQVELLFLVLLLPTFLLTLLGNLLIISVVLSYSRLHTPMYFFLCNLXILDILCTSVISPKALANSVSGDKTISFAGCITQCYFYFFQGTVEFLLLTVMSYDRYVTICYPLQCSTVMRPPVCIATIVFSWVGGFLPVLFPTILISXLSFCDSSIFDHFFCDIGPLLAMACVXTTAIELMDFMLSSIVILXCIVLVTYSYTYIVLTVACILSASGRKKAFNTCASHLTIGEVVISGSIMVXIYVILSQEEYLEISKVPSILSSVVAPFLNPFIYTLRNDTVLGVFRDVWVRVRTVLEKRMRTMPRSGLSSNSDHREGAGSSFPSLTGIDRSNPQY is encoded by the exons ATGGGGTTTCATACACTGAACACGCTCCTAAATACATCTCCCTCTGTTCCATTAGGGGAACTGAGCTGGGCCTGCGGGCCCATGGAGAATCAGACTGTCGGGGTGATGGAGTTTCTTTTGCTGGGATTTCCGCTCAGCAGGCAGGTGGAGCTGTTGTTCTTGGTGCTGCTACTGCCCACATTCCTGCTGACGCTCCTGGGGAACCTGCTGATCATCTCTGTTGTGCTGTCCTACTCCCGCCTCCACACCCCCATGTACTTCTTCCTGTGCAACC TCATCCTGGACATCCTCTGCACCTCCGTCATTTCTCCAAAAGCATTGGCCAACTCAGTATCTGGGGATAAAACCATCTCCTTTGCTGGCTGTATCACCCAGTGCTATTTCTACTTCTTCCAGGGCACAGTAGAGTTTCTCCTGCTGACAGTCATGTCCTATGACCGCTATGTCACCATCTGCTATCCCCTGCAGTGCAGCACCGTCATGAGGCCTCCTGTCTGCATTGCGACCATTGTGTTCTCTTGGGTGGGAGGCTTCCTGCCTGTGCTCTTTCCAACCATCCTTATCTCCTAGCTGTCCTTCTGTGACTCCAGCATCTTTGACCACTTCTTCTGTGACATTGGGCCCTTGTTGGCCATGGCCTGTG GCACCACTGCCATTGAGCTGATGGATTTTATGCTTTCGTCCATAGTCATCCTCTAATGCATAGTCCTCGTGACCTATTCCTATACGTACATCGTCCTGACAGTAGCGTGCATCCTTTCTGCAAGTGGGAGGAAGAAGGCCTTCAACACCTGTGCTTCCCACCTGACCATAGGTGAGGTTGtgatttctggtagcatcatgG TTATCTATGTGATTCTCTCCCAGGAAGAATATCTGGAGATCAGCAAGGTCCCTTCCATCCTGAGCAGTGTTGTGGCTCCATTCCTCAACCCCTTCATATATACTCTGAGGAATGACACGGTGTTGGGGGTCTTCAGGGATGTGTGGGTCAGGGTGCGAACAGTTTTGGAAAAGAGGATGAGGACAATGCCGAGGAGTGGATTGTCCTCCAACAGTGACCACAGAGAAGGGGCTGGTTCCTCTTTCCCTTCACTAACGGGTATCGATCGTTCAAATCCCCAGTATTAA